In the genome of Shewanella glacialimarina, one region contains:
- the rsmB gene encoding 16S rRNA (cytosine(967)-C(5))-methyltransferase RsmB, whose product MNVRALAAKAIFDVLEKGISLSVALPDKQQHLDSGKDKALMAEICYGVMRQLPQLDKCVSDCLEKPFKGKQRIVYQLLLVGCYQLYFTRIPAHAAISETAEACRQLKFDGLVKVVNGVLRNIQRNETPLNTDIETLRYNTPAWFIKRLQQAYPEQWQDIIEQSHQRPPMWLRNNQQLHSREAYLATLAQHNIDASEGPSPNAILLDSPKDVNALPGFMDGAASVQDGAAQWAATLLAPQNGELILDACAAPGGKTCHIIEQAPQANVIAVDFDEKRLIRVQQNLDRLNLKAQVIHGDAANIDSWWQGEKFDRILLDAPCSATGVIRRHPDIKWLRKNNDIEELAALQQQIFDHCWQWLKPGGTLLYATCSILPEENSQQVTQFLARKPDAQLVPISQQSNAQDIGWQILPGQDNMDGFYYARLVKAQ is encoded by the coding sequence ATGAATGTGCGTGCATTAGCCGCCAAAGCAATTTTTGACGTACTCGAAAAAGGCATATCATTATCGGTAGCCCTACCCGATAAACAGCAACATTTAGACAGTGGTAAAGATAAAGCCTTGATGGCGGAAATTTGCTATGGGGTGATGCGTCAGCTACCTCAACTAGACAAATGCGTCAGCGACTGCCTAGAAAAACCGTTCAAAGGTAAACAGCGCATTGTTTATCAGCTGTTACTTGTTGGCTGTTATCAACTTTACTTTACCCGTATACCCGCCCACGCAGCTATTTCAGAAACTGCTGAAGCTTGCAGACAACTGAAGTTTGACGGTTTGGTTAAAGTGGTCAATGGCGTACTGCGTAATATTCAACGTAATGAAACGCCACTCAATACAGATATCGAGACCTTGCGCTATAACACGCCAGCCTGGTTTATTAAGCGATTACAACAAGCTTACCCTGAACAATGGCAAGATATAATTGAACAGAGCCACCAGCGCCCGCCTATGTGGTTGCGCAACAATCAACAACTACACAGTCGTGAGGCGTATTTAGCCACCTTAGCACAGCATAATATTGATGCCAGCGAAGGTCCAAGCCCAAATGCCATTTTGCTCGACAGCCCAAAAGATGTAAACGCCCTACCAGGTTTTATGGATGGCGCAGCTTCAGTACAAGATGGCGCGGCACAATGGGCTGCAACCCTGTTAGCACCACAAAATGGCGAGCTCATATTAGATGCTTGTGCAGCCCCCGGCGGTAAAACCTGTCACATAATTGAGCAAGCTCCCCAAGCAAACGTTATCGCGGTCGATTTTGACGAAAAACGTTTAATACGAGTACAACAAAACCTCGACAGATTGAATTTAAAAGCGCAAGTTATTCATGGTGATGCAGCTAATATTGATTCATGGTGGCAAGGTGAAAAGTTTGACCGCATCTTACTCGATGCACCATGCTCTGCAACCGGGGTTATTCGCCGTCATCCAGACATAAAATGGTTACGTAAAAATAACGATATTGAAGAATTAGCCGCATTACAGCAGCAAATATTTGATCATTGCTGGCAGTGGTTAAAACCGGGTGGCACATTACTTTATGCAACATGTTCAATTTTACCCGAAGAAAATAGCCAGCAGGTGACACAGTTTTTAGCGCGCAAACCCGATGCGCAATTAGTGCCAATTAGTCAGCAATCAAATGCACAGGATATTGGCTGGCAGATCCTTCCAGGCCAAGACAATATGGATGGTTTCTACTACGCTCGCTTAGTTAAAGCACAGTAA